The genome window GAGATTCAAGCCAATGACAACAGTCCAAACCGACTCAAACTACTGTGTGCAATCTATTAGAAAAGACTGCACTAATCTATCCTATAAAACTTAAATTCTAACCAGAGactaatttaatatttaaatattctcccttatgatattttgaaaaaaaataatgtgAAAAACTAAAAGATCTAAATCTCATTTCTTTTGTTGCTGTTACGACATGCAATAATTTGCTTAATTTTGAACCGTACCATCTGAAGTAAAAATTTATGTATATGATCTATCTTGCATGTCTCAATCAATTGCAAACTCTTGATTCGTCTCAATCCAAACTCATCATAAGAAATTCACCAGGTTATTCATTATGTTTTATAAATTGCATGTCTTCAATAGTTGCACCTGTTATATCATTATGAGCACTACCTTTGTCTAAATCTTAAACATTCAATAGCTTATCTCACTTTGTAGTGTTTGCTTATAAGGAGGTTAAAAAACTTATAAGCTTCTAGTAAAAATAAACTTGTATGGTCCAATAAAATCTATTTTGCCAACTACGTGATTTTTAATTCTGTTTTCTTTCAAATAGGCTTCTTTGTTCAATAGAGCTTCTTCAATTGTGATCCCATTGCAATACAAATCTTGTTTGTTGATCACTTTGCTTTGGTATATGCTTCTTCGTATCGATCTTTGTTTTCTCTCATTCTTGATTTTGCTATTGATCATGCTCATCTTCTAGTTCATCTAGTGGTGTACGAGTTAATACTCCTCTTTCATAAATATCTTTTAAGATTATTTAGGCTTCTTTTGCAGTCTTCAATTTGAAGGTCCATGAAAGAATATTTACATCTATCATTGTTTGATACATGTCTAAtcattttttctaaaaaataaaggACATGTTTAATTTTACCTTCACTTTTCtttttttggataaaaaataatctatagTTTCTGTTGTTGATTGTCTGTAGGTCTATTTTTGTCTTTATTGGTATCTCCCTTTCTTAGGTAGTCTTCAAGTCCAAGTCTTCTTTACAGTagtcaaaataaatttatatgcTCTTCACTTGTCACGAAAATCAAAATCATACACTTGTTCTGATACTATGTTCAATTGTAGTTTTGAGATGTGAaagatccaaatagttcataaaaaGAGAGAGCACCGACATAGAGAAGTAATAGACTGGAGAGATGATGAAATAGAATAGAAGAGTACACAAGCTTTGTTCACAATTTGTGCACCATCATGTCTCCTATTAAGCTCATGTGGGCTACATTCCAATATATATAGAAAATATCAGCTTGCACTAAGTCTAAACATATATTCAAGCCGATGCCAAAACAGTCTAAACCTACTCGAACTTTTGTGTGCTACCTATAAAATAAGTTTGCTTAATCTTTTCTATAGCACTCAAATGGTAATCTTGTTTGCCTTTTCCAATCCATATGTGATACTTTTAgagttttaataatttatttcacAAAGTGAAGTTTTTTAATGATCTTTTGGAATATGCTTAAATTGAACTTTTCAGGAAAAATATTTAACACTAAACAGGAAAAATAAATGTGTTGCAGTTTTCCTTTGATTTCAATAACACTTTCAGGACTGTTTATAGTTGAATTTGGAGAGGACTCGCTGttgtttgatactctcatttatcCAACTGACAGTTAATATTCCTCAATCTTGGTCATGTTAGACATCCGTGGAATATGTTAAGAAGCTGTTATGGATTGGTTTCTGCTGAATGTATGAATACAATATGAATTTTATATCTTTCCTTTGCAGCATGGGAGAATGCTCTTGCCAATGAATATGACAGCCGATGGACCAATTTATGTGAATGCAAAGCAGTTCCATGGTATCCTTCGTCGAAGACAGGCTCGTGCCAAGGCTGAAAGACAGAACAAGTTGAGCAAAGTTAGGAAGGTATATGTCATGCAATATGGATGCTCAATGCTCAGGAAATATTTCTATTTGCTAAACCATGTTTTTCACTGTATTTTCACCATAATATATGGTTCTTTAGGGATGGATTGCTCAACTTGTTGTACCTCTCTTTGCTTCTTTACCTCAGTTTTCTTTTGGTCTACTTTAATATACAAATCTAATCATTAGTAAGTTGTCCAAGATGAATTCAGTACCGTATTCCTCTTGTAAAATTCTACAATTGTCATGCTTGGATGGCTAGTTAACTTAGGCTGAGAAAATCATTATACCTGGCTTAAGATATGTCTGCTTTTCTATTCTTAAATCCAATCGTGTATATCAGTATATGGAGCCATGTCAAACTAAACTGGGTTTCCATTTTCCATTTTTTCAGCCCTATCTACATGAGTCACGTCATCTTCATGCAATGAGACGAGCAAGGGGCAGTGGTGGTCGATTTCTGAACACAAAGAAGGAAAGCAGTGGACAAGTAATGAATTATGGCAGTAAAGTGAAAGATTCAGCACCTCATCATCCTACCGAATCTCCAAGCTCTGATATAATGAAATCTGATAGCGGAAATCTGAATTCATCTAGTGGTGGGTCAAGCGTTTCAGGATCAGAGGCGACAAGCGTGTGCACGCACAAAAATcacaataacttccatgtcattgagcATCTTCGCTCGTCTTTCTTTCGCCCTCTCTCAAGTATGATTGATGGAGAGCAAGGAGCGGCCGGTATGTCTAATCAGTGGGTCTCAGCAGCTGATGGCTGCTGTGACCTTCTCAAGGTCTGAGGAAAGAGATACCGGGGAGGGGTGGATGCAAGTTGTGTTCATTTGACTTTACACCCCTCCAAAACTTCACACAGCCAGATGGAAAAGCTGATCACTGCCCATTTGGTTGTTCTCTGAAGGCAAATCATTCTTGGCTTATCTGCATGGCTATCAGTGTCCTTGTTCCACAGTTCCTGGACTGCACCAGTTTCAGGACTGTTAGGATGACCGAAGCTTCATGCACTATGGAAACCATGACAGGGCTCTGTTCCTGTTAGTAGGGCTGCTACATCAGAATAAGGATTTGACTGTTGATTAAGTCCATAGTTTGAGGTATGTTGTTGAAGATAGTATTCATGTATGATGTGTTGCTTGACTGGTGTTTGCAAACTTTTGATGGTTGACATTGTTAAGATTGTCAGTTGTGGTGTGATCTATTTGCAactttatatgtatatttgtttCATGTTTCTGTTTATGCTTTGCATCAGCTTCATCTCCTGTTTTATGAATGTAATCTCACACTGAAGTGATattatttatcctttttttttctataaacAAAGATGGCTAGATTGCTAAATAAACATAGTTCAATTGGAATGTTGCATTCATACAATTTGTTTCTAAAATCCAACTCTTTATACATTGTCAGGTCTGATATTATAGACCTAATTATATCTGCCGAAGAATTCATATTTAGGTCTGATCATCGAGGAAGAGTTTATACAGAAATATATGGGTGAAAATCTACATAATATATAATTATGCTGCtgttaaaagaatatattttgttAGGCATTTTACATTTCAATTATGTGATGAGGTTATAAATTAAAGTAGTTCTGCAGGTAAGGCATTCACCCTCTGTCTCTATAAGAGCATTTGTGTTGTTGTATCTAAGTAataaaaaacatttaatatttttcacATACTCTTAGTTTTTCTTGATTTAGAGTTCTTTTTGGTATAGTAATCTCTTTAAAAGGAATTTACTTGTACTGATTATTAGTAAATTTACTACTCATATTTGCATAAAATGAATCCAATCAATAAATTATAGTTCATTTTTtaccaataacaaaaaaaaatatattttaaaccatgAGTCAACATattttttcatttcatttcaataATATCTAGTGAGTATTCATTATAAAATTCATGTGCATATCCTTCCAAACTAAATATCATTCTTGATTTAGAGGAATTTTCAGCATGATCCTTATTCTTAGAATTTATATATGAGAAATAATTTAGTTAAAACAGTGATATTGCAAGACTTCAAATACAATGCTGAGCTTATTGTAAGTGATATTACAGATAAGAATAAAAGAAATTAAAGACTATGTGCTTAATTTGTAACTAatatgatatgcatgaaaataaagtaattaagagagagagagagagagattaatattatttttaaaaaaattaaagcacaattattatattaaatgatatacaTGATGGTTGACTCAAATTTGAGATAAATCATTTATACAATAATATACTAATTAACCTCTAATGTTTCATTAGAAATAATTATATTGTTAACTTATAATCATTTATGAATATAGAATTAAAAGGATAGTTAAAAAATTTCAGATGGATTTATTTATGCtgtaagaagaagaaaattgataaaatagaacaccctaataattttttttattgttagcAAATATAAGAGAAAGAAATAATGCCAACAGAGTTTTATTAATTACATAGATCAGTGGGTCTTCTGAGCCGAAAAATACTTTCCTTACCCAGTCGCTATTTAGCCAACGTTGTACCTTGCTTTGGCTGTCGTGGCAGCAGTTGGGCTCCACATATTTTATCCATTCCTGAGCCAGGTAGCCGAGGAAGTAATTTGTAAAAAGCAAAAGATAAATTAGATGATGCGCAGCTCTTTCCATTTCGGAGGGTTCGTCGGGAGAAATCCAGAGCTAGGGTTTACTACGCCCCTTCTGAGGCACGCAACGGGCGGCGCGTCGATCGGAGGACGACGACGATGGGAGGGAAGAAGGGAGGATCGGATGGGTTGGGGCGCGCTCTGATCAAGCAGCACAACCAGATGGTGCGGCAGTCCAAGGAGAAGGGCCGTGCCCTCCGCCTCGAGCAGCGGCGCGTGCTCGAGTCCGTCACCGAGGTCAGCGACATCGACTCGATCCTCGAGAAGGCTGCGGAGGCCGATCGCGTCTACTCTTTCGACAATCCCTCACCTCATGTCCTCATCAATCTGTAcgtcttccttctctctctgcCTTCTTAATTGATCAATTAAGAAATCGTTGCTGTTTCTGGGAGATAGAGGAGGTTAGGAATCTTATTTGATTCGTATCGATTGATGCATCTTCTGATATCAATTAGCTCATCCTTGTGAtgcttaattctttttttttttttttttgtaaatgctGTGTCCAACGTTTAGGGACAGGGACGCAAGTTCGGACACGGATGGAATGCCAGTAGAGGAGAGGCGCAAGCTGCAGAAACAGGAGGAGGCTCTGCATGCCAGCAGTCTCCGGGTCCCCCGCAGGTACAGTTGTATGACAGTTGATTGCCTATATGTGATGTTTATTTGAGCTATATGCATGCTATTGTCGTTTAGCTACTGATATGCTGTTTCAATGATGGGATGCAGGCCTCCTTGGAATGCTCAGATGTCAGTGGAAGAACTTGATTCCAATGAAAATCAGGCCTTTCTAGAGTGGCGGAGGAATCTTGCAAGGTCAGTAATAATGATTTTAGGATCATGAACATATTATAAATGTATTTAAAAAGTTCATCTATTATgtgattttagaaaaaaaacatcatttttttaaCCCATTTCAATATGCTGCTTTTAGTTTATCTTCTGGTGCAATTCTAGTAGGAATTTCATGTAGTTGGTTATACAACTGCCTGCCTATAGGAGTTTGGGGCCATGGCATCTGGTCATTGACCCATTATTGTCCATCTTTGGACTGGCTTCCTTGCAATTGAATGTAGTTGATTCCTCAAACTCAACCCAAAAGACGTGGTTGATTAGAGAATCATGGGAGATCACCGAGGGTCCAAAGGGAATGGAGAACGGGGTGCAAATTATATCTTTTGAAAAGAGCAATCTTTGTTGTTTTGCTTTCTTATATGGGTTTAATCTTCCCTACACAGAGGAACAGAGAGTGGTGTCTTCCATAGTTATTGACCAATTTTTCTTTAT of Musa acuminata AAA Group cultivar baxijiao chromosome BXJ1-7, Cavendish_Baxijiao_AAA, whole genome shotgun sequence contains these proteins:
- the LOC135678452 gene encoding nuclear transcription factor Y subunit A-7-like, whose protein sequence is MQTTICFTNHGGVGQFSVPQPPQATPLPWWIGSQSLFEGHSNGEDQLPAASRQLHHAVVPRVGPGPAVTEEKDHNVSIKEQKSQQQSAVISLMPSFPEHSGHVELELGHSMVYPNYSYGDQCYGLYATYGPQSMHGRMLLPMNMTADGPIYVNAKQFHGILRRRQARAKAERQNKLSKVRKPYLHESRHLHAMRRARGSGGRFLNTKKESSGQVMNYGSKVKDSAPHHPTESPSSDIMKSDSGNLNSSSGGSSVSGSEATSVCTHKNHNNFHVIEHLRSSFFRPLSSMIDGEQGAAGMSNQWVSAADGCCDLLKV